The Sedimentisphaera salicampi genome includes a region encoding these proteins:
- a CDS encoding sulfatase — MKRRDFVKYASAAAFSLGAGSLLEAAGHSEKPNFVFIMADDCTFRDIGCYGGDAHTPNIDKLATQGMKMNNCFQAAPMCSPTRHNIYTGLYPVKSGAYPNHTCAKEGTKSIVHYLKPLGYRVALSGKRHIQPESVFPFEYSGKKHNPDMNAIDKMFSECTEKGDPFCLFACSNEPHTPWNKGNPSQYDPDKIVLPPYLPDTPVMRKRWVKYLAEITYYDNQVGQILELLDKHNLSKNTIVMVVSEQGNSLPFAKWTCYEDGLGSIMIVRWPGKVNQGSESDAIVEYVDVTPTFIEAAGGKMPEILDGKSMLGLLTGKTDKHKEYTFGLQTTRGIYYSKEPYPIRSVRDNRYRLIWNLMPDNEFQNMLTERPYPEFKSMMELAEKGDKHAQHFTHKYQHRPEFELYDVKADPANINNLADNPGYEDTFKRLKARLDEWMAQQGDKGIETELNAKKRQWKNVRKQKNN, encoded by the coding sequence ATGAAACGAAGAGATTTTGTAAAATACGCCTCAGCAGCGGCCTTCAGCCTCGGAGCGGGGAGTCTGCTTGAGGCGGCAGGACATTCAGAGAAGCCGAATTTTGTTTTCATTATGGCCGACGACTGCACATTCCGAGACATCGGCTGCTACGGCGGAGACGCCCACACACCCAACATAGACAAACTCGCAACGCAGGGAATGAAGATGAACAACTGCTTTCAGGCCGCCCCGATGTGCTCGCCCACAAGGCACAACATCTACACAGGCCTGTATCCGGTGAAGAGCGGGGCATATCCCAATCATACCTGCGCAAAAGAAGGGACAAAGAGCATAGTTCATTATCTCAAACCGCTGGGCTACAGAGTTGCCCTATCAGGGAAACGCCACATCCAGCCCGAAAGCGTTTTCCCGTTTGAATACAGCGGCAAAAAACACAACCCTGATATGAACGCTATCGACAAAATGTTCTCTGAGTGCACAGAAAAGGGCGATCCGTTCTGCCTGTTTGCGTGCTCAAATGAGCCGCATACGCCATGGAACAAAGGCAACCCTTCTCAGTACGATCCTGACAAGATTGTTTTGCCTCCATATCTGCCGGATACGCCGGTTATGCGTAAAAGATGGGTTAAATATCTTGCTGAGATAACCTATTACGACAATCAGGTTGGGCAGATCCTCGAGCTGCTGGATAAACACAACCTCTCTAAGAATACGATTGTGATGGTGGTTTCAGAGCAGGGCAACAGCCTCCCCTTTGCTAAATGGACTTGCTATGAAGACGGGCTCGGCTCGATTATGATTGTCCGCTGGCCCGGGAAGGTGAATCAAGGAAGCGAGAGCGATGCTATTGTGGAGTATGTTGACGTAACGCCTACCTTCATTGAAGCAGCGGGAGGTAAGATGCCGGAAATACTCGACGGCAAAAGTATGCTCGGCCTTCTCACCGGCAAAACCGACAAGCACAAGGAATATACATTCGGCCTCCAGACTACCAGAGGAATTTACTACAGCAAAGAGCCTTATCCAATCCGTTCAGTGAGAGATAATCGCTATCGTTTGATTTGGAACCTGATGCCTGATAATGAATTCCAGAATATGCTCACTGAAAGGCCGTATCCGGAATTTAAGTCTATGATGGAGCTCGCTGAGAAGGGCGATAAGCATGCTCAGCACTTTACCCATAAATATCAGCACCGCCCTGAATTTGAACTTTATGATGTTAAAGCAGATCCCGCAAATATCAACAATCTCGCAGACAATCCGGGCTATGAAGACACCTTCAAACGCCTGAAGGCAAGGCTTGACGAGTGGATGGCTCAGCAGGGAGACAAGGGCATAGAAACCGAGCTCAATGCAAAGAAGC